A region from the Catellatospora sp. TT07R-123 genome encodes:
- a CDS encoding glycosyl hydrolase has product MSAVLLALAATAVAASSPHEPTDVTVGCTAEKLEAAAEAEEAREAEREARGEPEREEAEEHEAEEGCGAGEEEEEEGEEGPAGSDGWFALQRLYPRTSLDLTALDQVARDQAVKLAAERPPSLAAAAWTALGPSNIGGRITDLAVDPLHADTLFAAAATGGVWKSSDAGGTFSPAWSSANPPAVGALAMTTTGVLYAGTGEANPGGGSVTFAGTGVYRSADGGATWTLSGLPGSARIGRLAADPTNANRVFAAATGNLFVPGGTRGLYRTTDGGTSWQLVLAGANSTTGAVDVAIDPANPNRVYAAMWDNSRQPGVRIYGGTGSGIYRSTDGGATWTRLSGGLPAASSNLGRMSIALAPNTPTRLYAMAVDTSGDFTGFWTSTNGGDSWTTITNTSYLSSSQSTYGWWFGRIWVDPANAQHVFVPGVPMLETLDAGATWRRNSSTFHGDQHAMAWDPASSGRVYLGNDGGVYRSQANGSLTGAWTKGTYQPFNQFYSVAVSRQDTTRVLGGAQDNGSLRNWGATGWNSINGGDGTTNLIDPTNQNKVYTCSQYGVCSRSTTGGGGLSSFGATTSDRRGWLTPVVFDPSNPAIMYYGGNRLNRSTNSAVSFTVISPDLSRGVGGTDGYPFGTITTVAVARTSAATIYAGTDDGRMWITRNTGSTWTEITAGLPTRWITHVAVDPGNADLAYVTVSGYRNGEAAAHVFRTANGGATWTDISGNLPDAPVNTVVLDPLTPSKLYVGTDVGVFATTTGGTTWTPVGTGLPSTPILDLDAVASGGTTLLTAATFGLGMYRTTA; this is encoded by the coding sequence ATGAGCGCGGTGCTGCTGGCGCTGGCCGCCACCGCGGTCGCCGCCAGCAGCCCGCACGAGCCGACCGACGTGACCGTCGGCTGCACCGCCGAGAAGCTGGAGGCGGCGGCGGAGGCTGAGGAGGCCCGCGAAGCCGAACGGGAGGCGCGCGGCGAGCCGGAGCGCGAGGAGGCCGAGGAACACGAGGCCGAGGAGGGCTGCGGCGCGGGCGAGGAGGAGGAAGAGGAGGGCGAGGAGGGCCCGGCCGGATCCGACGGCTGGTTCGCGCTCCAGCGGCTGTACCCCCGCACCTCGCTCGACCTGACCGCCCTGGACCAGGTCGCCCGCGACCAGGCGGTCAAGCTGGCCGCCGAGCGCCCCCCGAGCCTGGCCGCCGCGGCCTGGACCGCGCTCGGCCCGTCCAACATCGGCGGCCGCATCACCGACCTGGCCGTCGACCCCCTGCACGCCGACACGCTGTTCGCCGCGGCCGCCACCGGCGGCGTCTGGAAGAGCAGTGACGCCGGGGGGACCTTCAGCCCCGCCTGGAGCTCCGCCAACCCGCCCGCCGTCGGCGCCCTGGCCATGACCACCACCGGTGTCCTGTACGCGGGCACCGGCGAGGCCAACCCCGGTGGCGGCAGCGTCACCTTCGCCGGCACCGGCGTCTACCGCAGCGCCGACGGCGGCGCCACCTGGACCCTGTCCGGCCTGCCCGGATCGGCCCGGATCGGCCGTCTCGCCGCCGACCCGACCAACGCCAACCGCGTCTTCGCCGCCGCCACCGGCAACCTGTTCGTCCCCGGCGGCACCCGCGGCCTCTACCGCACCACCGACGGCGGCACCAGCTGGCAGCTCGTGCTCGCGGGCGCCAACAGCACCACCGGCGCCGTCGACGTCGCCATCGACCCGGCCAACCCCAACCGGGTGTACGCCGCCATGTGGGACAACTCCCGCCAGCCCGGCGTACGGATCTACGGCGGCACCGGCTCCGGCATCTACCGCAGCACCGACGGCGGCGCGACCTGGACCCGCCTGTCCGGCGGCCTGCCCGCCGCGAGCAGCAACCTCGGCCGCATGAGCATCGCGCTGGCCCCCAACACCCCGACCAGGCTCTACGCCATGGCCGTCGACACCTCCGGCGACTTCACCGGCTTCTGGACCTCCACCAACGGCGGCGACAGCTGGACCACGATCACCAACACGTCGTACCTGTCGTCGTCGCAGTCCACCTACGGCTGGTGGTTCGGCCGGATCTGGGTCGACCCCGCCAACGCCCAGCACGTCTTCGTCCCCGGCGTGCCGATGCTGGAGACTCTCGACGCGGGCGCCACCTGGCGGCGCAACTCCTCCACCTTCCACGGCGACCAGCACGCGATGGCCTGGGACCCGGCCAGCTCCGGGCGCGTCTACCTCGGCAACGACGGCGGCGTCTACCGCTCGCAGGCGAACGGCTCGCTGACCGGCGCCTGGACCAAGGGCACCTACCAGCCGTTCAACCAGTTCTACTCGGTCGCGGTGTCGCGGCAGGACACCACGCGGGTGCTGGGTGGCGCCCAGGACAACGGGTCGCTGCGCAACTGGGGCGCCACCGGGTGGAACTCCATCAACGGCGGCGACGGCACCACCAACCTGATCGACCCGACCAACCAGAACAAGGTCTACACCTGCTCGCAGTACGGCGTGTGCAGCAGGTCGACCACCGGCGGCGGCGGCCTGAGCAGCTTCGGGGCCACCACCTCCGACCGGCGGGGCTGGCTCACGCCGGTCGTGTTCGACCCGAGTAACCCGGCGATCATGTACTACGGCGGGAACCGGCTGAACCGCTCCACCAACAGCGCCGTCTCCTTCACCGTGATCAGCCCGGACCTCAGCCGGGGCGTCGGCGGCACCGACGGCTACCCGTTCGGCACCATCACCACCGTCGCGGTGGCCAGGACCAGCGCCGCCACCATCTACGCCGGCACCGACGACGGCCGGATGTGGATCACCCGCAACACCGGCTCCACCTGGACCGAGATCACGGCGGGCCTGCCCACCCGGTGGATCACCCACGTCGCCGTCGACCCCGGCAACGCCGACCTGGCGTACGTCACCGTCTCCGGCTACCGCAACGGCGAGGCGGCCGCGCACGTGTTCCGCACCGCCAACGGCGGCGCCACCTGGACCGACATCTCCGGCAACCTGCCCGACGCCCCCGTCAACACCGTCGTCCTCGACCCGCTGACCCCGTCGAAGCTGTACGTCGGCACCGACGTCGGCGTCTTCGCCACCACCACCGGCGGCACCACCTGGACCCCCGTCGGCACCGGCCTGCCGTCGACCCCGATCCTCGACCTCGACGCCGTCGCCTCCGGCGGCACCACCCTGCTCACCGCCGCCACCTTCGGCCTCGGCATGTACCGCACCACCGCCTGA
- a CDS encoding BTAD domain-containing putative transcriptional regulator, which yields MSVRINILGAMSATVDGAEIPLGGPRQRAVLASLILARPRAVSAARIVEDVWDGHATPSPTTLHAYVAELRRVLEPGRAARTTARLLVTEGTGYALRLPADSVDADRFTRLTTHGAELLRHGDPAAAHEALTEALALWRGPAFADLDDCDFVATAVRRLELLRQTAELDLLEAGLALGRHGELAPELAALAEQHPLTERAWHLLALALYRSGRQADALDAIRQATSLLADLGLDTGAALRELDLAILRQDPALDLPGTAAATRNLPCALSDLVGRREQLHVLAAQLDRARLVTVTGAAGIGKTRLALHAAGQRADGDGPWLVELAGLAQPDLVVAEIATVLGVAGAADAARLAAVLGTRRVLLVLDNCEHLVEAVRDVVATLLRRCPHLRVLTTSRESLGLAGEVVVEIGPMAGGEAADLFVARAQAVLPGWAPTPAELARVGEICREIDGVPLAIELAAAQCRVLSLDQIAGDLGGRPDPAADRRPARHRDLAQAITWSYDLLGAPEQRLFGRLSVFAGGFDLDAAAAIAGQRPTVLLPDLSALVRKSLLATEPGTAPRRYRLLTPLRAFAGQTVSEPDARLLRRRHRGWVLAWAESAEAGLRGPEANTLLARLDRDQPETRAALSSALLDGDGETALRLGGALAWFWYRRGHITEGLGWLRAALDLAADAPPRVRGRAWLGVAGLTYLTGDPAAALAAATAAAEAARTVRDRVCEAHAVVYQAHFQAMLGRAADGARQAEAGLGLAERTGLPWLRAEAMMVLGMLRRLTGPSEQARAELDAAVLAAQRCGHVWAAGSAAWGAMKCARDAGDPDRALRTAAELLGPLDAAADVTSWLVLAHTTAAALAQAGRGEDAAVLLGAVAAHGARTGFDPAVMDPIDGPREQAAVHAALAPADLARCLARGAGLSRAEVSALIVRGSQAGTPALVG from the coding sequence GTGTCCGTGCGCATCAACATCCTCGGCGCCATGTCCGCCACCGTCGACGGCGCCGAGATCCCCCTCGGCGGCCCCCGGCAACGGGCGGTCCTGGCCAGCCTGATCCTGGCCAGACCCCGTGCCGTCTCGGCCGCCCGCATCGTCGAGGACGTGTGGGACGGCCACGCCACCCCGTCCCCGACCACCCTGCACGCGTACGTCGCCGAGCTGCGCCGGGTGCTGGAGCCGGGCCGGGCCGCCCGCACCACAGCCCGGCTGCTGGTCACCGAGGGCACCGGCTACGCCCTGCGGCTGCCCGCCGACTCCGTCGACGCCGACCGCTTCACCCGGCTCACCACGCACGGCGCGGAGCTGCTGCGCCACGGCGACCCCGCCGCGGCCCACGAGGCGCTGACCGAGGCGCTGGCGCTGTGGCGCGGCCCCGCCTTCGCCGACCTGGACGACTGCGACTTCGTCGCGACCGCCGTCCGCCGCCTGGAACTGCTGCGCCAGACCGCCGAGCTGGACCTGCTGGAAGCCGGCCTGGCCCTGGGCCGCCACGGCGAGCTGGCCCCCGAACTGGCCGCGCTGGCCGAGCAGCATCCGCTGACCGAGCGCGCCTGGCACCTGCTCGCCCTCGCCCTGTACCGCAGCGGCCGCCAGGCCGACGCCCTGGACGCGATCCGGCAGGCGACGTCGCTGCTGGCCGACCTGGGCCTGGACACCGGCGCCGCGCTGCGCGAACTCGACCTGGCGATCCTGCGCCAGGACCCGGCCCTGGACCTGCCCGGCACCGCCGCGGCCACCCGCAACCTGCCGTGCGCGCTGTCGGACCTGGTCGGCCGCCGCGAGCAGCTGCACGTCCTGGCCGCGCAACTGGACCGCGCGCGGCTGGTGACCGTCACCGGGGCGGCGGGCATCGGCAAGACCCGGCTGGCCCTGCACGCGGCCGGGCAGCGCGCCGACGGCGACGGCCCGTGGCTGGTGGAGCTGGCCGGGCTGGCCCAGCCGGACCTGGTCGTCGCAGAGATCGCCACCGTGCTCGGCGTGGCCGGGGCCGCCGACGCCGCCCGGCTGGCCGCCGTGCTCGGCACCCGCCGCGTGCTGCTGGTGCTGGACAACTGCGAGCACCTCGTCGAGGCCGTACGTGACGTCGTGGCCACCCTGCTGCGCCGCTGCCCGCACCTGCGCGTGCTCACCACCAGCCGCGAGTCGCTGGGCCTGGCCGGGGAGGTCGTCGTCGAGATCGGGCCGATGGCCGGCGGCGAGGCCGCGGACCTGTTCGTCGCCCGTGCCCAGGCGGTGCTGCCCGGCTGGGCGCCGACCCCGGCCGAGCTGGCCCGCGTCGGTGAGATCTGCCGCGAGATCGACGGTGTGCCGCTGGCGATCGAGCTGGCCGCGGCCCAGTGCCGGGTGCTGTCGCTGGACCAGATCGCCGGTGATCTCGGCGGGCGCCCCGACCCTGCCGCCGACCGGCGTCCCGCCCGCCACCGCGACCTGGCTCAGGCCATCACCTGGAGCTACGACCTGCTCGGTGCGCCGGAGCAGCGGCTGTTCGGGCGGCTGTCGGTGTTCGCGGGCGGGTTCGACCTGGACGCCGCGGCGGCGATCGCCGGGCAGCGGCCGACCGTGCTGCTGCCGGACCTGTCGGCCCTGGTACGCAAGTCCCTGCTGGCCACCGAGCCGGGCACCGCCCCGCGCCGCTACCGGCTGCTGACCCCGCTGCGCGCGTTCGCCGGGCAGACCGTGTCCGAACCGGACGCGCGGCTGCTGCGGCGCCGCCACCGGGGCTGGGTGCTGGCCTGGGCCGAGTCGGCCGAGGCGGGCCTGCGTGGCCCCGAGGCGAACACGCTGCTGGCGCGGCTCGACCGGGACCAGCCGGAGACCCGGGCGGCGCTGTCGTCGGCGCTGCTGGACGGCGACGGCGAGACCGCGCTGCGCCTGGGCGGGGCCCTGGCCTGGTTCTGGTACCGGCGCGGCCACATCACCGAGGGCCTGGGCTGGCTGCGCGCCGCCCTGGACCTGGCCGCCGACGCCCCGCCCCGGGTACGCGGCCGCGCCTGGCTGGGCGTGGCGGGCCTGACCTACCTCACCGGCGACCCCGCCGCCGCGCTGGCGGCCGCGACGGCGGCGGCCGAGGCCGCCCGGACCGTCCGGGACCGGGTCTGCGAGGCGCACGCCGTGGTCTATCAGGCGCACTTCCAGGCCATGCTGGGCCGGGCGGCCGACGGCGCGCGGCAGGCTGAGGCGGGCCTCGGGCTGGCCGAACGCACCGGCCTGCCGTGGCTGCGGGCCGAGGCGATGATGGTGCTCGGCATGCTGCGCCGCCTGACCGGGCCGTCCGAACAGGCCCGTGCCGAACTCGACGCTGCCGTGCTCGCCGCCCAGCGGTGCGGGCACGTGTGGGCGGCCGGTTCCGCGGCCTGGGGCGCGATGAAGTGCGCCCGCGACGCCGGCGACCCCGACCGCGCGCTGCGTACGGCGGCCGAGCTGCTCGGACCCCTCGACGCGGCCGCCGACGTCACCTCGTGGCTGGTGCTGGCGCACACCACGGCGGCGGCGCTGGCGCAGGCCGGGCGGGGCGAGGACGCCGCGGTGCTGCTGGGCGCGGTCGCGGCCCACGGCGCCCGCACCGGGTTCGACCCGGCGGTGATGGACCCCATCGACGGCCCGCGCGAGCAGGCCGCCGTGCACGCCGCGCTGGCACCGGCCGACCTGGCGCGGTGCCTGGCGCGCGGTGCCGGGCTGAGCCGGGCCGAGGTGAGCGCCCTGATCGTGCGCGGCAGCCAGGCCGGCACCCCGGCCCTGGTGGGCTGA
- a CDS encoding DUF402 domain-containing protein: protein MTSERVRVVYTKFDGSLHWHQTMTRLGEDEHGVWLGAGPGLIARKGHDGPDVVIKQAHVLLFPRTAWWTAVFNGRPSDVEIYCDITGPITWPSESEVTMVDLDLDVARLRNDGRVELWDEDEFAEHQVRYAYPPDVIRQAAEAAAWLQQAISSGAEPFATTYRTWLSLVDEAVEPVS, encoded by the coding sequence ATGACGAGTGAGCGGGTACGCGTGGTCTACACCAAGTTCGACGGGAGCCTGCACTGGCACCAGACGATGACGCGGCTCGGCGAGGACGAGCACGGTGTCTGGCTCGGCGCGGGGCCGGGGCTGATCGCCCGCAAGGGGCACGACGGTCCGGACGTCGTGATCAAGCAGGCCCACGTGCTGCTGTTCCCGCGTACGGCCTGGTGGACGGCGGTGTTCAACGGCCGCCCGTCCGACGTCGAGATCTACTGCGACATCACCGGCCCGATCACCTGGCCCAGCGAGTCCGAGGTGACCATGGTCGACCTCGACCTCGACGTGGCCCGCCTGCGCAACGACGGCCGGGTCGAGTTGTGGGACGAGGACGAGTTCGCCGAGCACCAGGTCCGCTACGCCTACCCGCCGGACGTGATCCGGCAGGCGGCGGAGGCGGCGGCCTGGCTCCAGCAGGCGATCTCCAGCGGTGCGGAGCCGTTCGCCACCACCTACCGGACCTGGCTGTCGCTGGTGGACGAGGCGGTCGAGCCGGTGTCCTGA
- a CDS encoding C39 family peptidase, which yields MSRSRLRAAAVASLTAFSLAASGLAALPAVADTPTHDEQITFQDWSGLADWRSGTGKGTLALPGQHTGITMLIPEGRTDFTDPHTGTTRTWDYSTWTGPVTQIGFDATELIASWNAQTPAGTWIQVEMQGTYNTGGQTPWYVMGRWASGDADIRRSSLDGQGDPYSSIWTDTFSIDDASRGVLLHAYQLRLTLYRAPGQWQSPRVWMLGAMTSNVPDRFTVTPSAGHIAWGTELAVPRFSQNIHTGQYPEYDGGGEAWCSPTSTEMVVEYWGRGPSAEDVSWVDPSYADPSVDHAARMVYDYEYDGGGNWPFNTAYAASYLGLDARVTRLHSLDEAERFIAAGIPIVTSQSFLSSELDGANYGTSGHLFVIVGFTAEGDVIINDPASSSDDVVRNVYKRSQFEQIWLRTKRHRASGSVASGTGGIAYLIKPWWKPWPQVAGSTNW from the coding sequence ATGAGCAGATCACGCCTGCGCGCAGCGGCCGTCGCAAGCCTCACCGCGTTCAGCCTCGCCGCCTCGGGCCTGGCGGCGCTGCCAGCCGTCGCCGACACCCCCACGCACGACGAGCAGATCACCTTCCAGGACTGGTCCGGGCTCGCCGACTGGCGCTCCGGCACCGGCAAGGGCACCCTCGCGCTGCCGGGTCAGCACACCGGCATCACGATGCTGATCCCCGAGGGCCGCACCGATTTCACCGACCCGCACACCGGCACCACCAGGACCTGGGACTACTCCACCTGGACGGGGCCGGTCACCCAGATCGGCTTCGACGCCACGGAGCTGATCGCCTCGTGGAACGCGCAGACCCCGGCCGGCACCTGGATCCAGGTCGAGATGCAGGGCACCTACAACACCGGCGGCCAGACCCCGTGGTACGTCATGGGCCGCTGGGCCTCCGGTGACGCCGACATCCGCCGCAGCTCCCTCGACGGCCAGGGCGACCCGTACTCCAGCATCTGGACCGACACCTTCTCCATCGACGACGCCTCGCGCGGGGTGCTGCTGCACGCGTACCAGCTGCGGCTGACCCTGTACCGGGCGCCGGGGCAGTGGCAGTCGCCGCGGGTGTGGATGCTCGGCGCGATGACCTCCAACGTGCCGGACCGCTTCACCGTCACCCCGAGCGCCGGGCACATCGCCTGGGGCACCGAGCTGGCCGTGCCGCGCTTCTCCCAGAACATCCACACCGGCCAGTACCCGGAGTACGACGGCGGCGGGGAGGCCTGGTGCTCGCCGACCTCGACCGAGATGGTGGTCGAGTACTGGGGCCGCGGCCCGTCCGCCGAGGACGTCAGCTGGGTCGACCCGTCCTATGCCGACCCGAGCGTCGACCACGCCGCCCGCATGGTCTACGACTACGAGTACGACGGCGGCGGCAACTGGCCGTTCAACACCGCGTACGCGGCGTCGTACCTGGGCCTGGACGCCCGGGTCACCCGGCTGCACTCCCTGGACGAGGCCGAGCGGTTCATCGCGGCGGGCATCCCGATCGTGACCAGCCAGTCGTTCCTGTCCTCGGAGCTCGACGGCGCCAACTACGGCACCTCCGGGCACCTGTTCGTCATCGTCGGCTTCACCGCCGAGGGTGACGTGATCATCAATGACCCGGCGTCGTCCAGCGACGACGTGGTCCGCAACGTGTACAAGCGCAGCCAGTTCGAGCAGATCTGGCTGCGGACCAAGCGCCACCGCGCCAGCGGGTCCGTGGCCAGCGGCACCGGCGGCATCGCGTACCTGATCAAGCCGTGGTGGAAGCCGTGGCCGCAGGTCGCCGGTTCCACCAACTGGTGA
- a CDS encoding carboxypeptidase-like regulatory domain-containing protein: MFTTTRRRAGIIALTATLGVLGLTAPARADGYGTMAGTLTDAGQPVAGATITAFGDGSGETTTDETGHYQLVDLPAGTYRVQIEAPGHPRQYAHQQLSSDTATEFTVPAGGQVTVDDELLPTGVITGTLTEQGGAPAASVPVTAQNEVGLGASTTTAADGTFTMRVLLDSYQVMFEPVPQGRQWAPGTADERNAAKYSVAAGQTVVVNDTVLPTGRVAGRFTDRDGTGIADVQVQIYQSWGSNFTATTDGNGEFAIDRVFTGTYQVRFDNYERNFFQFYHGKIEDRDADPITVTAGQTTTVNDTLLPTGSVHFTVTDALTGAPIAGFDAGAGSASVTGTGGSATIDGVTVGDQRVYAFAEGYLASEGLRVTVTEGAVAEVAIALAPAAKITATVVDARTGAPVEDFCVQATKQDENMFLDGCVRPDSDGHVVLDYLKVGSYQLFAYGSPYNGSEHSPYGAQWVTTNGGTGNQSLAAWVTVTAGQTTAGPVIKLDRRGTITGMIKGVGGTTVKHAAVIFGNFHYHSGAGGISLPANADGTYTVDFLGPYHWPLRFVADGYPTQWSGNAPTRPSATKIKVNAGQSVTYDIQLVRGATITVSGPGRRTYVFYNASNGETVGSCNILDTQTCQLPVMGPQNARIKIWSDTDFWYGGTDITNATVVKIPATGTKTVTITQ; encoded by the coding sequence ATGTTCACAACGACCAGACGCCGTGCGGGCATCATCGCGCTCACGGCCACCCTCGGCGTGCTCGGCCTGACCGCGCCCGCCCGAGCCGACGGCTACGGCACCATGGCCGGCACGCTCACCGACGCGGGCCAGCCCGTCGCCGGTGCGACCATCACCGCGTTCGGTGACGGTTCCGGCGAGACCACCACCGACGAGACCGGCCACTACCAGCTCGTCGATCTCCCGGCGGGGACCTACCGGGTGCAGATCGAGGCGCCCGGCCATCCGCGCCAGTACGCCCACCAGCAGCTGTCCTCCGACACCGCGACCGAGTTCACGGTGCCCGCGGGCGGTCAGGTGACCGTCGACGACGAGCTGCTGCCGACGGGCGTCATCACCGGCACGCTGACCGAGCAGGGCGGTGCTCCCGCCGCGTCGGTCCCCGTCACGGCGCAGAACGAGGTCGGCCTCGGCGCCTCGACCACCACCGCGGCCGACGGCACGTTCACGATGCGCGTGCTGCTCGACAGCTACCAGGTCATGTTCGAGCCCGTTCCGCAGGGGCGGCAGTGGGCGCCCGGCACCGCCGACGAGCGCAACGCGGCGAAGTACTCCGTCGCGGCTGGACAGACCGTGGTCGTGAACGACACCGTGCTGCCGACGGGCCGCGTCGCCGGGCGGTTCACCGACCGCGACGGCACCGGCATCGCCGACGTACAGGTGCAGATCTACCAGAGCTGGGGATCCAACTTCACCGCCACGACCGACGGCAACGGCGAGTTCGCCATCGACCGCGTCTTCACCGGGACGTACCAGGTCCGGTTCGACAACTACGAGCGCAACTTCTTCCAGTTCTACCACGGCAAGATCGAGGACAGGGACGCCGACCCGATCACCGTTACCGCAGGGCAGACCACCACCGTCAACGACACGCTGCTGCCGACCGGCTCGGTGCACTTCACCGTGACCGACGCGCTCACCGGCGCGCCCATCGCCGGCTTCGACGCCGGGGCGGGGTCCGCCTCGGTCACCGGCACCGGCGGTTCGGCCACGATTGACGGTGTGACCGTGGGCGACCAGCGGGTCTACGCCTTCGCCGAAGGCTACCTGGCCTCCGAGGGACTTCGGGTCACGGTCACCGAGGGTGCTGTCGCCGAGGTCGCCATCGCGCTCGCTCCCGCCGCGAAGATCACTGCCACGGTCGTCGACGCCCGCACGGGCGCGCCGGTCGAGGACTTCTGTGTGCAGGCGACCAAGCAGGACGAGAACATGTTCCTCGACGGCTGTGTCCGGCCCGACAGCGACGGACACGTGGTCCTCGACTACCTGAAGGTAGGCAGCTACCAGCTGTTTGCCTACGGCAGCCCGTACAACGGCAGCGAGCACTCGCCGTACGGCGCACAGTGGGTCACCACGAACGGCGGCACCGGCAATCAGTCGCTGGCGGCGTGGGTCACGGTGACGGCGGGGCAGACCACCGCGGGGCCGGTCATCAAGCTGGACCGCCGGGGCACCATCACCGGCATGATCAAGGGTGTCGGCGGCACGACCGTCAAGCACGCTGCCGTGATCTTCGGCAATTTCCACTACCACAGCGGCGCCGGAGGGATCTCCCTCCCGGCGAACGCCGACGGCACCTACACCGTCGACTTCCTCGGGCCTTACCACTGGCCGCTGCGCTTCGTCGCCGACGGCTACCCGACCCAGTGGAGCGGCAACGCGCCCACCCGGCCGTCCGCCACGAAGATCAAGGTTAACGCCGGGCAGTCCGTCACGTACGACATCCAGCTCGTGCGGGGTGCGACGATCACGGTGAGCGGGCCGGGTCGCAGGACGTACGTGTTCTACAACGCCAGCAACGGCGAGACTGTCGGGTCCTGCAACATCCTCGATACGCAGACCTGCCAGCTGCCGGTGATGGGCCCGCAGAACGCGCGCATCAAGATCTGGAGCGACACCGACTTCTGGTACGGCGGCACCGACATCACCAACGCCACCGTGGTGAAGATCCCGGCGACCGGCACCAAGACGGTCACCATCACCCAGTGA